The following nucleotide sequence is from Cicer arietinum cultivar CDC Frontier isolate Library 1 chromosome 2, Cicar.CDCFrontier_v2.0, whole genome shotgun sequence.
aaagataaaaacATTATAAAGATTATAGATGTTAGAGTTCATCTAAAATTAATGTGTAATATTAACATGTGACACACTAGTTTTTCTAATCACTTGCCTAGAGATTTGgtttattattatctaataaaGAATAATTTAGTTGAAATAGATGCAATTCCATCAGTATAATAGATGAATATTTATAATGATTTCAATGTTTGACAATATTGTGAATATGTAccatatattttctaaaatattttgtaaatgaCTATTAAAAGTGAACATCGTAACATATTGTAACCATAAAACGTACTAATGAGATATGTAACtgtttgagtgtattaatttatatttttcactaactaccaataataattatttggtAATTAATATTAGTTGTTACATATTTATGCATTGATACATGTTATTAAAGATTGATGTATGATAAGGAATCAAAGAAATGTATGATTTTGATGAGGTGAATAGGTTTTCTTTCTTAGaaattgattataaatttaatattttaaaaaataaaaggattattatgtgaaaatataaattgaattttttaaaacacgtATGATGATATTTGAGGAGAGTGAGTTTTTCAAACTTGAATTAGAGGTAAATATGAAATTTGTAGGATTTGTGGGGTAGAGGTGTAATTGTAGTAAATAGaggcaatttttttttataaaaaatgtccAAAGTGATACTCCAATCACAAAGCAAATTGCACACACCACATGGGACATGTGAATTGGTTGGTCCACAAGGTTTAATACACTCAATCATTTTagacaaaaaaatcaaagaaagagaaaagaatGATCTGTCTTTTCCTAATGCGTGATTGTGgaagaaatttataaaatattgaggaaaaaacaaacattataataattttgtcCATGTAGGAAATTTGTGGACCTTGTGTTAGAGGTTGAGATGGATATGTACCAAAAGCTAAgtttttactaatttaattttgCCAATTTTGGAACTTTGGATGTGGTTGAGGACTTTAAAATCAACCTCAAAAAATTTTGTGGATGGGATTATCTATGTAGGATTGATTTGACCTTTTGTGGGTACCTTGTAGCTAGGTACTTATTGGctacaataacaataataaataataataataatatataatatataatatataatatataatatataatatataatatataatatataatatataatatataatattgtacACTTTAAGACAAATAAAAGATATCTATGACTAGGACTGTCTTTGCCACGTTGTGACCAAATCCCACATTTTCCTATCTAGcttttaatttcacatttttcCCTCCCGTATATTTGGAacttaaacaaattaaatgatgattaaataattacgaaaaaaactaatttgttttatttcttgCGTAATATCGAATGTTCGTTTGGAATGAAAAAAAGTTAACTAtaattgtttaaattatttaaaaaatatataacttgatgtaataattaaattgttacaCTTATTGACTATATAAACCTTGTTTTAACTTGTTGTAAtgattattttcattattaatacatttgttagtatttttgaatttcagtggtttacataaaaaatagtaatatagTATCATAAATTATGTGTTGAACTTTATTTAAATAAcagaataattttgaaaaggtAAAAggataaatatgtaatttacaATAGTATAAAATGCATCCATATACTTCAAATTTTATGTACATGAAGATAAATTATGTTTTGAATTAAAAGAATTCAAATTTGGCCTAATTGAAGTTGAACGAGAACTAAACTTAGGAGTAATTAATCAAAGAAAGAATCATATTTAAGTTAAATTAATAGAGGTCCAAAACCATAAGCTTTAAACTCTAACCAAGTGGCCAAAATCTAAAGGGGATGTTCCTTGAACCACACATTCACGCAAATTCAATAGAATAGAATATTAGtgaaattaatctaatttaCTTTCTCAGCATCCTTCTATGACTTTAATCCTAGATAGAATGCACTCTTCACCTTCACCAACATTTCCTTGCACCCCCCCTTTTGGATCCCATGCACCCCGTCCCACGTGCTCCTTCATTGTTAtagtaaaattaattagattACTATTCAGGTTGGTCATTAAAGTTGTGCATGTTCAAACTTCAATGATTTGTTTAGTATTAAGATTATCTAAATTATTGTTGGATCTAAGAATTTTCTTTTAAGATGTACCATGAACACTAATCAAGACCCAAAATCAATTCTACAAATGGCGTTAATGTTCCacttaaaactcaattttatagGAAAGATAGATGATTTTATAGTGATATGGATCGGtgcaaaattgtttttattgacGAATGTATTTTGGTCAAAATATACCTAGAAATAACTCTCAATATATTGTTTGAGGTGGGTGGGAGGTTTAAAATGAGACATACATATAtcaaacttatttaattaacaaaataaacgTATTCATGCAACCAAAGCCAAtgtctaatatttttattttttaattttttaagattcaaataagtgtaaaatatttcaaaaatctgATAAAAGAGTTTATtcaaaacttaatcaaattTGTAAACGAAAATTTACTTATAAACGTCACACAAATTCTCATATCTATCAGctaaaattctaaatattttttatttgcaaaaacaaaataactGTATTATTGATATGCGTAGAATGTTTTACAAATATATCCAAAAAGAGATTCAATACTGTAATAAGGAGAATTGCACTAAAACCAAACCGAAATTAATGCATACAATCAAACTTAAATCTTAGTCTTTTACTCAAACAAAACAGAAGCTACACTCTCTTAAAtgagaatataaaaataatatgaaaattatttaaaattttattttgagtaatttttcataaattattttttataattgattttccttttaaataatttttattgtgataaacaaatattaaataactttcatatttaaaaaaaaattaatagtaaatattttaaatcattaaatatcaaaatcacatttttaatagataaaaaacCACACTCATGACTCAACTTATGTCCGTATTTTCAAAATGTAACCAACTAGTTACTTATAAGCCACCGACAATACAATTATACAAGTTCataaacatttttgttaatattttaatttgggatccaattttttctttttttttatgtaattcgAGATACAAATTGATAGCACATGCAATTTTCcttatacataaaattaaaaatgcgatttctccaaaaaaaattcattggcGTAAGACAATTGCCACGTGTACTTGAAGAATAATTTCTTTCTATGGAACTTCCCGCACCTTATAATAACCCTTCCGTTGTCGTGTTATTCTCTTTAATCTACGTGGCAATTTCTTATTGTTCCTTCTACCTTTTTATTTATGCCAAGTGACATTATCATTGGAACAGCTCAGATTAGATCCAACGGTTCTAACACCTCCACTTGTGATTCACATTGATCCAACCGTAACTGGAAAACCTATACAAATTGTGACTctcatttcattatttttcttcttcatcttcgtTATCAAAACTTGAGTTCTAATTGGATTATTACACTTTTAGAAATTTCGTATATAGAAACTTTCCGAGGTTTTTTTTCCTCCCACTTTTAAGGTACACACACAACATATACTACTGATTCATCAATTGTTGTTGTTCTATTGTtccttgtttttgttttattcattGAATAGAAGTTTGTGAATCATTgaaatttcttcaaaattttgtGCTTTTTAAATAGGATTTGTTGTTTCAGCTTCTGGTTTTCTTTTCGTTTAACTTGGTTTAtctgatttataattgaaagatatttttgtttgtttaaaaataaaattaaaagatttttaaTTACTCTTTTTTGGGTTAATAATTGAAGCTTttgttgagaaattgagttAAATTGTTAGCATAAGATGTGATTTGGTTATCTTGATGGTTCCCACGGTGAGGATTTTTTGTGTTGGCTATTTTAAGGTTTGGttttttaagttttgtttttgGCTATTTTAAGGTTTtcttttttacttgttttctgCTTTATGTTTGTTTTGTTATCCATTGAGGTTTTCTCATGTTAGTCAGATCTTATAATGTGTATTTCGGTAGTTAGGTTGGTTCTTGAATATGTCTTATGTTAGTTGGTTAAGTTTAGAACTCAAGGAAGACCCACTCaggtcatttttgtaattttgaaaaatttaaggAGTAAAGTGACAATGCCTCACATGTTTAGGGTTCAAAATGATTATTTTCTGGTTAATTGTGTGTGAAATtgggtttttatttatttggattgTGGTTGTGGAAAAAATAGGTGTCTATATTCAATGTACTTAGaattaatgtttttgttttggtttttggtGTATATACATTCAATGTATATTGCACAAATATCAGGACATGTGTTTGTTACCTAAGATTTTGTTTTGGTATTTTTATGACCAATAAAATGCTGAATTTGGAAAAGCTATTAACTAGCTTTTGGTGCTTCAAGTTCAAATAGCACCAAACACTTTCTGActttaatctctaaaaacaaaacaacccCTTTTTTGTATAAGTGCTTCATTGAAAAGTTAGATTTCCTAATTTTGCATCTTCAACAttgattttcatattttatgattaCATTGAGTTTGTTTTGATTCACATAGTTTACTAACCATGTTCTTGTTCTTAACAGGTAGAAGCTTTTTGCTTTTTCAAGAGTTCATCAGCATAAATAAATGTCTCTGGCTTTCACCAATCTCTCTTGGTGGTTATGGAGTGGAAAACATCAAGAACCAACAAGAATTCCAAATGGATCATCTATAAATTCTTCAACTGATTTGAACATGTGGGAATCTGAGGTAATGAGATTCCCTTTGGTTCAAGCAAACATGGGGTCTTCATCAAGGAGGGTGAAGAGGAAATGGAATAGTAGGGAAGAGAGGAAAGTTGATAGGGAATATGATGTTGTTCTTGTTCCATCTGATGGAGGTTGTGTTTCTGGTTCTGAATCTGATGGTTCTGATTGGTCAATTGGTTGGTGTGAACCTCATGGACCTGGTTTTCCAAGTGATGATGATGAAACTGATAATAGTTTTGCTGTTTTGGTTCCTTGTTATGGAAGAGATTATGGTAGGGTTGAAGAAGGTACAAAAAACAACTTGCTCAATGGTGTTGGCAATTTTTTGGATAACTATTCAGATggtaagtttatttatttattcattttttattaatatcttTTAGAATGTTTGGTTGCACTTGAGTCAAAATTGGTTCTAAAGGTGTAGAATTTATTTTGACGTGTTTGGATGTGTTCAAATAGAACTACTTTTACCTCTAAAATGGATTCTAACTtgaaattagaatttagaaCTTTTTTACTCAAAACTTGATTTCTATACAAATTTATCATTGAGTTCACTTTTATATGAATGTATTCAAACAAAACtactttacattcaactcacttGAATTGTTCGAATCTGAATGCTTGAATTGAATTGTTGttgaaaatgtaaatttttaataatg
It contains:
- the LOC101504435 gene encoding uncharacterized protein, whose product is MSLAFTNLSWWLWSGKHQEPTRIPNGSSINSSTDLNMWESEVMRFPLVQANMGSSSRRVKRKWNSREERKVDREYDVVLVPSDGGCVSGSESDGSDWSIGWCEPHGPGFPSDDDETDNSFAVLVPCYGRDYGRVEEGTKNNLLNGVGNFLDNYSDESKKYVENWLTSLRNT